One window of Bacillota bacterium genomic DNA carries:
- a CDS encoding IS110 family transposase: MPAQLKGYAGLTPSERSSGESVKRGGIGETGSSHLRRIVTEFAWAYRYFPRVFAAMRKRQEGPDPEAQSIAY; this comes from the coding sequence TTGCCCGCACAGCTGAAGGGCTACGCTGGGTTGACGCCAAGCGAGCGTTCGAGCGGAGAATCCGTCAAGCGGGGCGGCATTGGGGAAACGGGCAGTTCGCATCTGAGACGGATCGTCACCGAGTTTGCGTGGGCGTACAGATATTTCCCGAGAGTGTTCGCTGCGATGCGGAAACGCCAGGAAGGACCCGATCCGGAGGCT